The window CGGCGTCGGCGCGCTGCTGGGCGTCCCCGAACCCTGGGAATTCGAGGTCGACGGCGGTCACCTCCACCGCGAGATGGTCCTGCACAACAAGGCGCTGGTCGGCACGGTCAATTCCCACCGCGGCCAGTTCGAATCGGCCGTCGACACGCTTTCCCAGCTTCCCGACTGGTTCACCGACGACCTCGTGACCGGGGTCTACGGCCTCGAGGAGTACGACGCGGCGTTCGAAACCGGTGACGAGGTCGTGAAGACGGCCGTCGAGTTCGCCTCGCTGTAGTCGGCGCGTCTCGAGTCGACGACCGGCCCGTGATGAAAACAATTACTTCCTTTGCGAGTAGTGATTTTTCCCATGGGAGTCGATTACTCGAAGCTACGCGATCCGAACGCGGAATACACGATGCGGGATCTGTCGGCGGAGACGATGAACGTGACCCGCGAGCGCGGGGGCGGTCGGGACGTCGAGATCACGGACGTCCAGACGACGATGGTCGACGGTAACTTCCCGTGGACCCTCGTCCGAATTTACACCGATGCGGGGATCGTCGGCACGGGCGAGGCCTACTGGGGCGCGGGCGCGCCGGAACTCATCGAACGGATGGCGCCGTTCCTCCGGGGCGAGAATCCCCTCGACATCGATCGCCTCACGGAGCATCTCGTCCAGAAGATGTCCGGCGAGGGGTCGATCGGCGGCGTCACCGTCACCGCGATTTCGGGCATCGAGGTCGCACTGCACGATCTGGCGGGCAAAATCCTCGAGGTGCCGGCCTACCAGTTGCTCGGCGGGAAGTACCGCGACGAGGTCCGGGTCTACTGTGACTGCCACACCGAAGAGGAAGCGGACCCGATCGCCTGCGCCGACGAGGCCGAACGCGTCGTCACCGAACTCGGCTACGACGCCCTGAAGTTCGACCTCGACGTCCCTTCCGGCCACGAGAAAGACCGTGCGAACCGCCACCTCAGGGAGCCAGAAATCGAGCACAAGGCCTCGATCGTCGAGGCCGTCACCCAGCGCGTCGGCTCCCGGGCCGACGTCGCCTTCGACTGTCACTGGACCTTCTCTGGTGGCTCCGCGAAACGCCTCGCGAAGCGCCTCGAGGAGTACGACGTCTGGTGGCTCGAGGACCCGGTGCCGCCGGAGAATCACGACGTCCAGCGGGAAGTGACCCAGTCGACGACGACGCCGATCACGGTCGGCGAGAACGTCTACCGCAAGCACGGTCAGCGCCGCCTGCTCGAGGAGCAGGCGGTCGACATCATTGCACCGGACATGCCGAAGGTCGGCGGGATGCGCGAGACCCGGAAGATCGCGGATCTGGCGGATCTGTACTACGTCCCGGTCGCGATGCACAACGTCGCCTCGCCGGTCGCGACGATGGCGAGCGCCCACGTCGGCGCGGCGATCCCGAACTCGCTGGCCGTCGAGTACCACTCCTACGAACTCGGCTGGTGGTCGGATCTCGTCGAGGAGGACATCATCGAGGACGGCTACATCGAGGTTCCCGAGGAGCCCGGCCTCGGTGTGACCCTCGACCTGGACGCGGTCGAGGAGCACATGGTCGAAGGTGAGGAGTTGTTCGACGAAGCATAGCTTCGTCGAGCCAGCAAATCTCTGATTTGCGCTGTTAGGATACCTCTCACCGCCTGAACAGCGTCTCTACGTGACCCGGGTCGAAGTTCTCCGGGGACACGTCGCCGTCGACCTCGAGCGCCCGCGAGAGGTACGTCGCGCTGTTTATCAGGCCGAGGTGGGAGAACGCCTGCGGAAAGTTCCCCAGGAGTTCGCCGGTATCGGGGTCGACCTTCTCGGAGTAGAGCCCCAGGGGGCTTGCGTACTCGAGCACCGACTCGAAGTACTCCCTGGCTCGCTCGAGGCGGTTCGAGAGGACGAGCGCGTCGATCAACCAGAACGAGCACAGCAGGAACGGCTCCTCCTCGTCCTCGCGGACTTCGCTGTCGACGAACCTGACGACGAGGCCGTCGTCGGTCGTCAGTCGCTCGAGGACGGCGTCGATCGTCGACTGGACGCGGTCGTCTTCCGGCGGCAGGAACTCGTAGATCGGGAGCAACAGCGCGGTCGCGTCCAGGGCCTCCTCGCTGCCGAAGTACTGGACGAAGCTTCCGGCCGACTCGCTGTACCCGCGTTCCTCGATCGCCTCGCGGACCGCCGCCCGGCTGTCCTTCCACTCCTCGAGCGGGGCCTCGAGGTCGTTTTCCCGCGCGAGCACGATCCCCCGGTCGAGCGCGACCCAGCACAGCAGTTTCGAGTGAAGGAAGTGTCGCTGCTCCTCGCGGAACTCCCAGATGCCGGCGTCGCGCTCGTCCCAGTGGGCACAGACGTAGTCGACGATGTCGCGGAGCGCGTCCCAGTCGTCCTCGATCGGGACCGAGACGTCGAACTGGACCGTCTCGTAAAGGGCCTGGACGATCGTCCCGTAGACGTCGAGTTGTTGTTGCGGAGCCGCGGCGTTCCCGACACGGACGGGACCCGTATCGCGGTACCCCGAGAGGTGCTCGAGGGTTTGCTCGGCGACCGCGTCGCCGGTTTCACCGTGCAGACTGTAGAGAGGCTGGATCTCGTCGGGGTCCGTGCGGGCGACGTCGGCGAACCAGTCGAAGTACTCCCGACCCTCCCGTTCGTGGCCCGTATCGTGTAACGCCTGGACGGTGAACTTTGCGTCCCGGATCCAGTTGTACCGGTAGTCCCAGGTCCGGTCGGAGCCGATCTTCTCGGGGATCGACGTCGTCGCCGCCGCCGGGATCGCCCCCGTCTCGTGGTGGATCAGCAGTTTCAGGACGAGTTCCGACCGGACGACGGCCTCGTACCACCGCTCGGGCATCGTTCCGGGCGCGCCGTCGCGGGTGCCGAGCCAGTCGCGCCAGTAGCGTTTCGTCCCGTCGAGGCAAGCCCCGAGGTCGATCGACGAAAGCGGCCCCCGGCCGCCGTACTGGATGCCGGTCCACCAGCGATCGCCGGCCGCGAGCGAGACGGTGCCGGAGACGGTCGCGTCCGACTCCGAGACCGTGAGGTCGTCGAGCGGCGATTCCGAACCCGTGTACAGGAACAGCGACCGGTCGTCGCCACGGGCGACGACGCCGTCCGCGACTCGCTCGAACGTCGGCGTCACCCGGGCGTAGTCGAACCGGGGCGCGAACTCGAGGCCGAACTCGACATCGCCCCGGTCGCACTCGAGCAGCCGGTAGATCGCCTGCTGGAACCGATTGGCGTCGCCCTCGTGGTCGAAGTCGAACGCGTAGTCGTGGCCGTCGTCCCGACCGCGCCCGGAACCGGCCTCGCGTCCGTTCCGGATCGGCATGAAATCGGTCACCGTCGCCTGACCGCGTTCGGTCTCGAAGGTCGTCTCGAGGACGTTCGTCCGGTCGACGTAGCGGTGGTTCGACTCGTGGGCCGCCGTCGGGGAGACGGCGAAGTGACCGCCGCGGTCGACGTCGAGGACCCGGGCGAAGACGCTCGCGTCCTCGAGGTGCGGGAAGCAACACCAGTCGATCGAGCCGGTCCTGCTGACGAGCGCGCAGCGGTCGTCGTTGCCGATGACGCCGTAGTCGCGAAGCGGTGGGTAGTCCATCTGGAACGATCGCTCGGACGTGGGGTGGAGCTACGGGAGCGGTCGAACGGCGATTCCTCGGCCGGCGTGTGTCAGTGCCCGATACGTCGGGGGCTCGAGCCAATAAGCGTCGGCCGGCAGCGGCCGGGAGTACGAGTCACGGCGACGGTCCGCGATCCCTCGTGGGTCTCGGGGTCCTCGAGGGGGAGGCCCGCGCTCGAGGGACGTGAACCGCCGGTTCCCCTCGAGTTCGGCTGGCGGAACGCCGTCGTGGTTGGCGGTCGCCCCACAATTCGACGGGATGGCCGTGCTGGCCTCGGTTTTATAGCACTGCTCGGGGTGGAAGCGCGCGTGACGCAGACTCCGATCGACACCACACGTCGCGGATTGCTCCGGGCCGCTGCCGTCGGGTTCGGAATCGTCGGCTCCGGCACGGCGGTCGCCAGTGGAGCCGCACAGGACGACGACGAAGGCGAGGACGCAAGCGAAGGGCGCTACGTCGACGTCTACGAGTCGATCATCGACGAGGTCGTCCTCGTCTCCGTCTCGGGGATGGACGGGCCGGGTCCCGGCGGACTCGGTTCCGGGTTCGTCGTCGACGACCACGTCGTCACGAACGCACACGTCGTCCGGGACGCGGACGACGTCGAACTCCAGTTCACCGACGAGCAGTGGCGAACCGCCACGGTCCTCGGAACCGACGAGTACAGCGACCTCGCCGTCCTCGAGGTCGACGACTTCCCGGACGTCGTCGACGGGCTCTCGCTGGCCGACGAGCGGCCGGCGGTCGGACAGGAAGTCGTCGCGCTGGGCAACCCGCTCGGACTCGACGCCTCGATCACCCAGGGGATCGTCAGCGGGGTCGATCGCTCGCTGCCGAGCCCCACCGGGTTCTCCATCCCCGCAGCGATCCAGACGGACGCGCCCGTCAACCCGGGCAACAGCGGCGGCCCACTTGTCGACCTCGAGGGGTCGGTGCTGGGCGTGGTCTTCGCCGGGGCCGGACAGACCATCGGGTTCGCGATCTCCTCCCAACTGGCCGCGCGGGTGGTGCCGGCGCTCGCCGCGGACGGGGAGTACCGCCACTCCTACGTCGGCGTCGGGGTCGACCCCGTCGATCCGCGTATCGCCGAGGCAAACGGGCTGGACGAGCCGCGGGGGGTCCTCGTCCGCGAGGTCAGGCCAGATGGGCCGGCCAGTGGCGTGCTCGAGCCGGCCGACGAGGTGGCGACCGTCGACGGGGTGCCGGTTCCCGCAGGCGGCGACGTGATCGTCGCCATCGACGACGAGGAGATTCCAAACGAGGAACGACTCGCGTCGTACCTGGCCCTCGAGACGTCCCCGGAGGAGACGATCGAGGTCGACGTCGTTCGCGACGGCGAGCGAGAGACGGTCGAGTTAACCCTCGAGGAACGACCGCCGGTAGAGGGCCCCTGAGAGTCGTCAGC of the Halobiforma lacisalsi AJ5 genome contains:
- a CDS encoding mandelate racemase/muconate lactonizing enzyme family protein, whose amino-acid sequence is MGVDYSKLRDPNAEYTMRDLSAETMNVTRERGGGRDVEITDVQTTMVDGNFPWTLVRIYTDAGIVGTGEAYWGAGAPELIERMAPFLRGENPLDIDRLTEHLVQKMSGEGSIGGVTVTAISGIEVALHDLAGKILEVPAYQLLGGKYRDEVRVYCDCHTEEEADPIACADEAERVVTELGYDALKFDLDVPSGHEKDRANRHLREPEIEHKASIVEAVTQRVGSRADVAFDCHWTFSGGSAKRLAKRLEEYDVWWLEDPVPPENHDVQREVTQSTTTPITVGENVYRKHGQRRLLEEQAVDIIAPDMPKVGGMRETRKIADLADLYYVPVAMHNVASPVATMASAHVGAAIPNSLAVEYHSYELGWWSDLVEEDIIEDGYIEVPEEPGLGVTLDLDAVEEHMVEGEELFDEA
- a CDS encoding glycoside hydrolase family 15 protein, with protein sequence MDYPPLRDYGVIGNDDRCALVSRTGSIDWCCFPHLEDASVFARVLDVDRGGHFAVSPTAAHESNHRYVDRTNVLETTFETERGQATVTDFMPIRNGREAGSGRGRDDGHDYAFDFDHEGDANRFQQAIYRLLECDRGDVEFGLEFAPRFDYARVTPTFERVADGVVARGDDRSLFLYTGSESPLDDLTVSESDATVSGTVSLAAGDRWWTGIQYGGRGPLSSIDLGACLDGTKRYWRDWLGTRDGAPGTMPERWYEAVVRSELVLKLLIHHETGAIPAAATTSIPEKIGSDRTWDYRYNWIRDAKFTVQALHDTGHEREGREYFDWFADVARTDPDEIQPLYSLHGETGDAVAEQTLEHLSGYRDTGPVRVGNAAAPQQQLDVYGTIVQALYETVQFDVSVPIEDDWDALRDIVDYVCAHWDERDAGIWEFREEQRHFLHSKLLCWVALDRGIVLARENDLEAPLEEWKDSRAAVREAIEERGYSESAGSFVQYFGSEEALDATALLLPIYEFLPPEDDRVQSTIDAVLERLTTDDGLVVRFVDSEVREDEEEPFLLCSFWLIDALVLSNRLERAREYFESVLEYASPLGLYSEKVDPDTGELLGNFPQAFSHLGLINSATYLSRALEVDGDVSPENFDPGHVETLFRR
- a CDS encoding S1C family serine protease, yielding MTQTPIDTTRRGLLRAAAVGFGIVGSGTAVASGAAQDDDEGEDASEGRYVDVYESIIDEVVLVSVSGMDGPGPGGLGSGFVVDDHVVTNAHVVRDADDVELQFTDEQWRTATVLGTDEYSDLAVLEVDDFPDVVDGLSLADERPAVGQEVVALGNPLGLDASITQGIVSGVDRSLPSPTGFSIPAAIQTDAPVNPGNSGGPLVDLEGSVLGVVFAGAGQTIGFAISSQLAARVVPALAADGEYRHSYVGVGVDPVDPRIAEANGLDEPRGVLVREVRPDGPASGVLEPADEVATVDGVPVPAGGDVIVAIDDEEIPNEERLASYLALETSPEETIEVDVVRDGERETVELTLEERPPVEGP